One window of Inquilinus sp. KBS0705 genomic DNA carries:
- a CDS encoding response regulator has protein sequence MSVRYNTCLLIDDNYIDNFVTRKILENGHFAQTIIVKQSPHEALDALRDGSIKPDVIFLDIRMPQMSGFEFLDEFEHIDMGKEVKIFMLSSSLDPADMRRSSDNKYIAQFVHKPLTHEALEELGT, from the coding sequence ATGTCTGTTCGCTATAACACTTGCCTGCTCATTGATGACAATTACATTGACAACTTTGTTACGCGCAAAATTTTAGAGAACGGCCACTTTGCCCAAACAATTATTGTTAAACAATCGCCGCACGAAGCATTAGATGCCCTGCGTGACGGCTCGATTAAGCCCGACGTGATTTTTTTAGACATTCGTATGCCACAAATGAGCGGCTTTGAGTTTTTAGATGAATTTGAGCACATCGATATGGGAAAAGAGGTAAAGATATTTATGCTATCCTCATCGCTCGACCCTGCCGATATGCGCCGATCATCTGACAATAAGTACATTGCTCAGTTTGTGCATAAACCGCTAACCCACGAAGCGCTTGAGGAACTTGGTACATGA
- a CDS encoding N-acetylglucosamine kinase, whose protein sequence is MILVADSGSSKTDWLLSTPGEQPRAFKSSGLNPYFLTEKEIAKILHDQVPDMLALANQVDEIYFFGAGCSSPDRHEIISNALSTYFTKSYISVDSDLLASAYATCGHEKGFCCILGTGSNISFFDGEDIHDGQHGLGYVLGDEGAGTIIGKTLVTDFLYGKMPADINAKFDKAYHLNKQTVIEHVYQAPAANTYLASFSRFISEIRETEYAQNLLRNIFQEFVDTNVKSYPTYGKFKCHFVGSIAFVFADELKAVCKENGVHVGKIIRQPINDLLEFIIKRNA, encoded by the coding sequence ATGATATTAGTAGCAGATAGCGGATCATCAAAAACAGATTGGCTGCTTTCAACACCTGGTGAGCAGCCCCGGGCCTTTAAATCTTCCGGATTAAACCCATACTTTTTAACAGAAAAAGAAATTGCCAAAATACTGCACGATCAGGTGCCCGATATGCTGGCCCTGGCTAACCAGGTAGATGAGATATACTTTTTTGGCGCGGGCTGCTCCAGTCCCGACAGGCACGAGATCATCTCTAACGCGCTAAGCACCTATTTTACAAAATCGTACATCAGTGTTGATAGCGACCTGCTGGCATCGGCATACGCCACCTGCGGGCACGAGAAAGGCTTTTGCTGCATATTAGGTACTGGCTCAAACATATCGTTTTTTGATGGCGAAGATATACACGACGGCCAGCACGGCCTTGGCTATGTACTGGGCGATGAGGGTGCAGGCACCATTATAGGTAAAACGCTGGTAACCGACTTTTTATATGGAAAAATGCCTGCGGATATCAATGCCAAATTTGACAAAGCCTACCATCTTAATAAGCAAACGGTTATAGAACATGTATACCAGGCACCTGCGGCCAACACCTACCTGGCATCGTTCTCGCGCTTTATAAGCGAGATCAGGGAGACTGAGTACGCGCAAAACCTGCTCAGAAACATCTTCCAGGAGTTTGTAGATACCAACGTAAAATCGTACCCTACCTACGGTAAATTCAAATGCCACTTTGTAGGCTCGATAGCTTTTGTTTTTGCCGACGAGCTTAAAGCCGTTTGTAAAGAGAACGGGGTTCATGTAGGCAAGATCATCCGCCAGCCCATTAATGATCTGCTGGAGTTTATTATTAAGCGGAACGCATAG
- the lnt gene encoding apolipoprotein N-acyltransferase, with protein MKKNILLSIFSGLLLFTAWPPTPYTTILLFVGLVPMLLAIENIINSASAKKGKQIFNTTFLGFFIWNTLCVYWVYNSLKIIGPVIALPVSLIPYALGPLLMATACLLYYRLRLLSNRGISLIGLVCFWIGYEYLHQNWDLNFPWMTLGNGFATTHQWVQWYEYTGVYGGTIWVWAVNILVFLLYIGLHEAQAKALRKKLVMALSLVLVLPLGFSLYRYYSYQEQVNPSNIVVAQPNIDPYEKEGTIPVYEQIKTLTQLSDSLGQPNTEYFIWPETAIVGAMDEEHVYTNNYYLQVRQFINKYKNGNVLTGGESYHLYDKLSNQTASPTGDGRFIDNYSSAINIENSSKVQFYHKSHLVPGAEALPFANALFFLKPVFAHLGGATGMYTKQVKPSVFYSQSGIGAAPVICFDSIWGAWVAKSTNDGAQFIAIITNDGWWENTSGKDQHLDYAKLRAIESRRWVCRSANTGISAFINQRGDIVQQSKWWVKTALKQDINLNSDVTFYAQYGDYLAKLGSILAIIGIGFLLVMRFKKLNSGAKSQRR; from the coding sequence ATGAAAAAAAACATACTCTTATCCATATTCTCGGGCTTGCTGCTGTTTACGGCATGGCCGCCAACGCCGTATACCACTATTTTGCTGTTTGTTGGGCTGGTGCCTATGCTGCTGGCTATAGAAAACATCATTAATTCAGCTTCGGCAAAAAAGGGTAAGCAAATATTTAATACCACCTTTTTAGGCTTTTTTATTTGGAACACATTATGTGTTTACTGGGTATATAACTCCTTAAAGATAATCGGACCGGTAATAGCCCTGCCTGTATCATTGATACCTTATGCGCTGGGGCCATTGCTAATGGCTACGGCCTGTTTGCTGTATTACCGGTTAAGGCTGTTAAGCAACCGCGGTATAAGCCTAATTGGCCTGGTTTGCTTTTGGATAGGCTACGAATACCTGCATCAAAACTGGGACCTTAACTTCCCTTGGATGACCCTGGGCAACGGCTTTGCCACTACCCACCAATGGGTACAATGGTACGAATACACGGGCGTATATGGCGGTACCATTTGGGTTTGGGCGGTAAACATACTGGTGTTTTTACTTTACATAGGCTTGCACGAAGCGCAGGCAAAAGCGCTGCGTAAAAAGCTGGTTATGGCCCTTTCGCTGGTATTGGTGTTACCGCTTGGCTTCTCGCTGTATCGTTACTATAGTTACCAGGAACAGGTTAATCCCTCAAACATAGTAGTAGCACAGCCCAATATCGATCCTTATGAAAAAGAAGGTACCATCCCCGTTTACGAGCAGATAAAAACCTTAACACAGTTGTCAGATTCGCTGGGCCAGCCCAATACCGAGTATTTTATATGGCCCGAAACAGCCATTGTCGGCGCAATGGATGAAGAACATGTTTATACCAATAACTACTATTTACAGGTACGGCAATTCATCAATAAATATAAAAACGGCAATGTGTTAACCGGCGGCGAAAGCTACCATTTGTATGATAAGCTAAGCAACCAAACTGCCAGCCCTACAGGTGATGGGCGTTTTATAGACAATTACAGTTCGGCTATCAATATCGAAAACTCCTCTAAAGTGCAGTTTTACCATAAATCGCATTTAGTACCTGGTGCAGAGGCTTTACCCTTTGCCAATGCGCTTTTCTTTTTAAAACCTGTTTTCGCGCATTTAGGCGGGGCAACGGGCATGTACACCAAACAAGTTAAACCAAGCGTGTTTTATTCGCAAAGCGGTATAGGCGCGGCGCCTGTTATTTGTTTCGATTCTATATGGGGGGCGTGGGTAGCCAAATCTACCAATGATGGCGCGCAGTTTATTGCCATAATTACTAACGACGGTTGGTGGGAAAACACATCGGGTAAAGACCAGCACCTTGATTATGCCAAGCTGCGCGCTATAGAAAGCCGCCGCTGGGTATGCCGCAGTGCCAACACGGGTATATCTGCCTTTATTAACCAGCGCGGCGACATCGTACAGCAAAGCAAATGGTGGGTTAAAACAGCCCTAAAGCAAGATATAAACCTAAACAGCGATGTTACCTTTTACGCCCAATATGGCGATTACCTGGCAAAACTGGGGAGTATATTGGCCATTATTGGAATAGGCTTTTTATTGGTGATGCGCTTTAAAAAGTTAAATTCTGGCGCTAAGTCGCAAAGACGCTAA
- a CDS encoding DUF1572 domain-containing protein codes for MADIDDYLQSVKKQFAYYRSLGEKTFAQVNDDALFWCYNDESNSIAIIVKHLWGNMLSRWTDFLTSDGEKEWRQRDAEFENDINSREELLSKWNEGWDSLFAALDTVNNVNWQQDVFIRNERHSIMDAIERQVAHYAYHVGQIVFIGKMISGDQWRSLTIPKGKTGEFNKGMMKK; via the coding sequence ATGGCAGATATAGATGACTATCTACAAAGCGTAAAAAAGCAATTTGCATATTACCGCTCACTTGGCGAAAAGACCTTTGCCCAGGTAAACGATGATGCCTTATTTTGGTGCTATAACGATGAAAGCAACAGCATTGCCATTATAGTGAAGCATTTATGGGGCAATATGCTATCGCGATGGACAGACTTTTTAACCAGCGATGGCGAAAAAGAATGGCGGCAGCGCGATGCTGAATTTGAGAATGACATTAACAGCCGCGAAGAATTATTAAGCAAGTGGAACGAGGGATGGGATAGCCTTTTTGCAGCGCTTGATACGGTTAACAACGTTAATTGGCAACAGGATGTGTTTATCCGCAACGAGCGGCATAGCATTATGGATGCCATTGAGCGCCAGGTAGCACATTACGCCTACCACGTTGGGCAAATAGTTTTTATAGGTAAAATGATAAGCGGCGACCAATGGAGATCGCTAACTATACCTAAAGGCAAAACAGGAGAGTTTAATAAAGGAATGATGAAAAAGTGA
- the rsmI gene encoding 16S rRNA (cytidine(1402)-2'-O)-methyltransferase has translation MSTIGKLYLVPTPIGNLEDMTFRAIRVLKEADLILAEDTRTSAPMLKHFDIQNKVFAHHQHNEHQSSNEIIKFLLMGQNVALISDAGTPAISDPGFFLVREALKFNIAVECLPGATAFVPALVNSGFPTDKFCFEGFLPLKKGRQTRYKKLATEERTIILYESPHRLLKTLDEMATYWGADRQISVSRELTKMFEETVRGTVTEVKAYFETHPLKGEFVLCIAGAAG, from the coding sequence ATGAGCACAATAGGTAAACTATACTTAGTACCCACACCCATAGGCAACCTGGAGGATATGACCTTTAGGGCCATACGCGTTTTAAAGGAGGCCGACCTGATACTGGCCGAAGATACGCGTACCAGCGCGCCTATGCTGAAGCATTTTGATATACAAAACAAGGTGTTTGCACACCACCAACATAACGAGCACCAAAGCAGTAACGAGATCATCAAGTTTTTACTGATGGGCCAAAACGTAGCGCTGATATCTGATGCCGGCACCCCGGCTATATCCGACCCCGGCTTTTTTTTGGTGCGCGAGGCTTTAAAGTTTAACATTGCGGTAGAGTGCCTGCCCGGCGCTACGGCCTTTGTGCCAGCACTGGTTAACTCGGGCTTTCCTACCGATAAGTTTTGCTTTGAAGGTTTTTTGCCGCTTAAAAAAGGCCGCCAAACACGCTATAAAAAACTGGCTACTGAAGAGCGTACCATTATACTTTACGAATCGCCGCACCGTTTATTAAAAACGCTTGATGAAATGGCCACCTATTGGGGTGCCGACAGGCAAATATCCGTATCACGCGAGCTGACAAAAATGTTCGAAGAAACGGTACGTGGCACCGTTACTGAAGTAAAGGCCTATTTTGAAACTCATCCGCTAAAAGGTGAATTTGTGCTGTGCATAGCGGGCGCGGCAGGATAA
- the serS gene encoding serine--tRNA ligase, which produces MLQVSYIRDNREQVLERLAVKNFKQPELVDEIIKLDENRRQTQNQLDNVSSQANSAAKQIGELMRTGKKDEAEAIKANTGKWKEEGKAFGEQLATIEQELQDKLVLLPNLPHSSVPKGLTPEDNEVVLENGAIPQLPANALPHWELAAKYNLIDFELGVKITGAGFPVYKNKGAKLQRALINFFIDEAEKAGYSEVSVPLMVNEASGFGTSQLPDKEGQMYFVGIDNLYLIPTAEVPITNMYRDVILKADELPVKNCGHTPCFRREAGSYGAHVRGLNRLHQFDKVEIVQVAHPDRSYEVLEDMSTHVQGLLQKLGLPYRVLRLCGGDMGFGSALTYDMETWSAAQQRWLEVSSVSNFETFQANRLKLRFRNAEGKTQLAHTLNGSALALPRIVATLLENNQTDKGIKVPEVLVPYTKFEWID; this is translated from the coding sequence ATGCTGCAAGTTAGTTATATCCGCGATAACAGGGAACAGGTTTTAGAACGTTTGGCTGTAAAAAATTTTAAACAGCCCGAATTGGTCGACGAGATCATCAAATTAGACGAGAACAGGCGTCAAACACAAAACCAGTTGGATAATGTTTCATCGCAGGCTAACAGTGCCGCCAAACAAATAGGCGAGCTAATGCGCACAGGTAAAAAAGATGAGGCCGAAGCCATTAAAGCCAATACCGGCAAATGGAAAGAAGAAGGTAAAGCCTTTGGAGAGCAATTAGCCACTATAGAGCAAGAACTGCAGGATAAATTGGTGCTGTTGCCCAACCTGCCGCACTCGTCTGTACCCAAAGGATTAACCCCCGAAGATAACGAGGTGGTGCTTGAAAATGGCGCTATACCCCAACTGCCTGCCAATGCCTTACCGCATTGGGAACTGGCAGCTAAATACAATTTGATAGATTTTGAACTGGGTGTTAAAATAACCGGGGCAGGTTTCCCGGTTTATAAAAATAAAGGTGCCAAGCTGCAACGCGCCCTCATTAACTTTTTTATTGACGAGGCCGAAAAGGCGGGCTACAGCGAAGTAAGCGTGCCGCTGATGGTGAACGAGGCATCGGGTTTTGGCACCAGTCAGCTGCCCGATAAAGAGGGCCAGATGTATTTTGTAGGGATTGATAACCTGTACCTGATACCAACCGCCGAGGTGCCTATTACCAATATGTACCGCGATGTGATATTAAAGGCTGATGAGCTACCGGTGAAGAATTGCGGACATACCCCATGTTTTCGCCGTGAGGCGGGCTCATACGGCGCCCATGTGCGCGGACTGAACCGCTTGCACCAGTTTGACAAGGTGGAGATAGTACAGGTGGCGCATCCGGATAGATCGTACGAGGTGCTGGAAGATATGAGCACCCATGTGCAGGGCTTATTACAAAAGTTGGGCTTGCCTTACCGCGTGCTGCGCCTTTGCGGCGGCGATATGGGTTTTGGTAGCGCCCTAACCTACGATATGGAAACCTGGAGCGCGGCACAGCAGCGCTGGCTGGAGGTATCGTCGGTATCTAACTTTGAGACCTTCCAGGCAAATAGGCTGAAACTACGTTTCCGTAACGCCGAGGGCAAGACGCAACTGGCGCATACCCTAAATGGCAGTGCCCTTGCCCTGCCAAGGATAGTAGCCACATTGCTGGAGAACAACCAAACCGACAAAGGCATTAAAGTGCCGGAGGTATTGGTGCCATACACCAAATTTGAGTGGATAGATTAA